One Candidatus Binatia bacterium DNA segment encodes these proteins:
- a CDS encoding copper-binding protein, whose product MMGYRRFWLFLPLLLVLLPAGCSSERGEDRVAYEVRGRVIRIEAARRSVVIAHEPIPGFMEAMTMPFEVRDSSILDGIQKDEEVQFQLLVQGNHAWISTIGPASPAAEEQ is encoded by the coding sequence ATGATGGGATATCGACGTTTCTGGCTGTTTTTGCCGCTCCTGCTGGTTTTATTGCCGGCAGGCTGCAGCAGTGAACGGGGTGAGGATCGTGTAGCCTATGAAGTTCGCGGTAGAGTCATCCGCATCGAGGCGGCTCGTCGGTCGGTCGTGATCGCGCATGAGCCGATTCCGGGCTTTATGGAAGCCATGACCATGCCCTTCGAGGTGAGGGATTCTTCGATTCTGGATGGCATTCAGAAGGACGAAGAGGTGCAGTTCCAGCTCCTGGTTCAGGGGAACCATGCCTGGATCTCCACGATAGGGCCCGCATCCCCGGCTGCCGAGGAGCAATAG
- a CDS encoding protein meaA gives MVVPVNRDRPWVMRTYSGHSSAAASNELYRLNLSKGQTGLSVAFDLPTQTGYDSDDPLARGEVGKVGVPISHIGDMERLFDQIPLEAMNTSMTINGTAAWLLALYIAVAEKQGVDPAVLKGTTQNDIIKEYLSRGTYIFPPAASMRLKGDIVRYTVREVPKWNPTNVCSYHLQEAGATPVQEVAYALAAAIAILDEVKSSGEFDAKAIAKVVGRISFFVNSGIRFVEEICKLRAFGRLWDEITRERYEVEDPAMRRFRYGVQVNSLGLTEAQPENNITRIVLESLGVTLSKDARCRALQLPAWNEALGLPRPWDQQWSLRIQQVLAFETDILEYGDIFEGSTVIEAKVEEIAAAAKAELEEVLEQGGIVAAVDSGWVKQRLVRSQFDRLRRIEDGDQTVVGVNRFQETAESPLGGGGAEAILQVDEAAERDQIASLEAFRAERDSARAEAALAEMVEAAKSGANIMPSSIRCAHAGVTTGEWAGALRELFGNYRAPTGIAASGASPTEANPRLLSLREHVDEVSERIGHRPKVLIGKPGLDGHSNGAEQIAVACADAGLEVIYGGIRLSPEEIVATACDESVDIVGLSILSGSHLTLVPQILDGLRARGGGDIPLVLGGIVPDEDAETLKKRGVARIYTPKNYDLLAIIDDMVEVAAAAT, from the coding sequence ATGGTGGTGCCTGTGAATCGTGACAGACCATGGGTGATGCGGACGTATTCCGGCCATAGCAGCGCGGCAGCGTCGAACGAACTCTACCGTCTCAACTTGAGCAAGGGTCAGACTGGCCTTTCGGTCGCCTTCGATCTGCCGACGCAGACTGGCTACGATAGCGACGACCCCCTCGCGCGAGGTGAGGTCGGCAAGGTCGGTGTGCCGATTTCCCATATCGGCGATATGGAGCGCCTCTTCGATCAGATTCCGCTGGAGGCCATGAACACCTCCATGACGATCAACGGGACCGCCGCATGGCTTCTAGCTCTTTATATTGCTGTCGCCGAGAAGCAGGGTGTGGACCCGGCTGTGCTCAAGGGGACGACCCAAAACGATATCATCAAGGAGTACCTGTCCCGCGGTACGTATATTTTCCCCCCGGCAGCCAGCATGCGCTTGAAGGGGGATATCGTGCGATACACGGTGCGGGAGGTTCCCAAGTGGAACCCGACGAACGTGTGCAGCTACCACCTGCAGGAGGCTGGAGCGACCCCCGTGCAGGAGGTTGCATATGCTCTCGCCGCAGCAATCGCGATTCTTGATGAGGTCAAGTCTTCGGGCGAGTTCGATGCCAAGGCGATTGCGAAGGTCGTCGGGCGCATCAGCTTTTTCGTGAATTCGGGCATTCGGTTTGTCGAGGAAATCTGCAAACTCCGCGCCTTCGGTCGTTTATGGGATGAAATCACTCGCGAGCGCTATGAGGTCGAAGATCCTGCGATGCGGCGCTTTCGTTACGGTGTGCAGGTGAATTCCCTCGGCCTGACGGAGGCCCAACCCGAGAACAATATTACCAGAATTGTGCTCGAATCCCTCGGGGTGACGCTTTCGAAAGACGCCCGGTGTCGGGCCCTTCAGTTGCCCGCCTGGAACGAGGCGCTAGGTCTCCCGCGTCCCTGGGACCAGCAATGGAGTCTGCGAATTCAGCAAGTGCTTGCGTTCGAGACCGACATCCTTGAATACGGCGATATTTTCGAGGGTTCCACCGTGATCGAAGCGAAGGTCGAGGAGATTGCCGCCGCAGCGAAAGCCGAACTCGAAGAGGTTCTCGAGCAGGGTGGGATCGTTGCTGCGGTTGATTCCGGCTGGGTCAAGCAGCGTCTCGTTCGATCCCAATTCGATCGCCTTCGGCGGATCGAGGACGGCGATCAGACCGTCGTCGGCGTCAATCGGTTTCAGGAAACAGCGGAGTCGCCACTTGGCGGCGGCGGTGCCGAGGCCATTTTACAAGTGGACGAAGCAGCCGAACGAGATCAGATTGCCTCCCTCGAGGCTTTCCGAGCCGAACGTGATTCGGCGCGGGCCGAGGCCGCATTGGCCGAGATGGTCGAAGCCGCCAAGAGTGGTGCGAATATCATGCCCTCGTCGATTCGCTGCGCCCACGCCGGGGTGACGACCGGGGAATGGGCCGGCGCGCTTCGCGAACTCTTCGGAAATTACCGCGCACCAACCGGGATTGCCGCTTCGGGCGCGAGTCCGACGGAGGCGAATCCCCGATTGCTGAGTCTGCGCGAGCATGTCGACGAGGTCTCGGAGCGTATTGGGCATCGTCCCAAGGTCCTGATCGGAAAGCCCGGTCTTGATGGCCACTCAAACGGCGCCGAGCAGATTGCTGTCGCGTGCGCAGACGCGGGGCTCGAGGTTATTTACGGAGGGATCCGACTGTCTCCGGAGGAGATCGTCGCCACGGCCTGCGACGAATCCGTCGACATTGTCGGCCTGAGTATTCTTTCCGGTTCCCATCTCACTCTGGTTCCCCAAATCCTGGACGGACTGCGAGCCCGCGGTGGCGGCGATATCCCCCTAGTGCTCGGAGGGATTGTTCCGGACGAAGATGCCGAGACTCTGAAAAAACGTGGTGTGGCTCGAATCTACACCCCGAAGAACTACGATTTGCTCGCGATCATTGACGATATGGTTGAGGTCGCAGCGGCCGCCACCTGA
- a CDS encoding acyl-CoA dehydrogenase family protein, with protein sequence MVATNEAMDLTESQTEALAGVSRVAKSLREIVDAALASGRERTNGGRDIDSHQVHTERLANLATEVEAAESLLAYAEQAADHDDFAVETAAIFTAMVASRARTSAFEQGDVFGVSSEQIEATLGSAETQAFIRAGMDDRRIEALGQRVVDLGTTPDVWWEDDLERMTRDTVRSFARAEIAPHAQEIHMNDDLVPESFITKMAEQGYFGLAIPEDYGGQGMSNVAMIVTTEELSVASLAAAGSLITRPEILSKALITGGTEEQKQAWLPKLASGEIMAAISVTEPDTGSDVASVKVRAEKGELDGVEGYFLNGAKAWCTFAGRANVIAMLTRTDPDVSLGAKGLSLFIVPKDSFEGHAFEMKQPHGGSISGKADRTPGYRGMHSYTLGIENYFVPAENLVGGEGRGFVLQMGGFAAGRLQTGGRATGLSQAAIEAAAAYANERSQFGKTLGSYQLTQHKLGKMAVEVAAGRQLTYHAARIMDSGDYRSPVAAMAKLFTCDVAVRTTQEAQILHGGWGYAEEYAISRFVVDALVLPIFEGVKPILGLKVIGRSLLSA encoded by the coding sequence ATGGTAGCCACGAATGAAGCAATGGACCTGACCGAGAGCCAAACAGAAGCGCTGGCGGGAGTTTCCCGCGTCGCCAAAAGTCTGCGAGAGATCGTCGATGCGGCGTTGGCCTCCGGTCGGGAACGAACCAATGGTGGGCGGGATATTGACAGCCATCAGGTGCATACCGAGCGACTGGCTAATTTGGCAACCGAGGTCGAGGCTGCGGAGTCGCTTCTCGCCTATGCGGAACAAGCGGCTGACCACGATGATTTCGCCGTCGAAACCGCGGCTATCTTCACGGCGATGGTGGCCTCTCGGGCCCGCACTTCCGCCTTCGAGCAGGGCGACGTTTTCGGTGTGTCGAGCGAGCAGATCGAGGCTACGCTGGGCAGTGCGGAAACTCAGGCATTCATCCGGGCAGGAATGGATGATCGCAGGATCGAAGCTCTGGGCCAGCGGGTTGTCGATCTGGGGACCACGCCCGACGTCTGGTGGGAGGATGACCTCGAGAGGATGACCCGCGATACCGTTCGGTCGTTTGCGCGTGCCGAAATCGCACCTCATGCTCAGGAAATCCACATGAATGATGATCTCGTTCCCGAGAGCTTCATTACGAAGATGGCCGAGCAGGGTTATTTTGGTTTGGCGATCCCGGAAGATTACGGCGGCCAGGGTATGAGCAACGTTGCGATGATCGTGACGACGGAGGAGCTGTCGGTCGCTTCCTTGGCAGCAGCCGGGAGCTTGATAACGCGGCCGGAGATCCTCTCGAAGGCACTGATCACCGGTGGGACCGAAGAACAGAAACAGGCCTGGCTTCCCAAGTTGGCAAGTGGCGAAATCATGGCAGCAATCTCGGTGACGGAGCCCGATACGGGCTCTGACGTCGCCAGCGTAAAAGTTCGCGCGGAAAAGGGCGAGCTCGACGGTGTGGAGGGTTATTTCCTCAACGGTGCGAAGGCCTGGTGCACATTCGCCGGCCGGGCGAACGTGATCGCCATGCTGACCCGCACGGATCCCGACGTCTCGCTTGGGGCCAAGGGGTTGTCTTTATTCATCGTGCCAAAGGACTCTTTTGAGGGTCATGCATTCGAAATGAAGCAACCGCATGGCGGCTCCATTTCCGGCAAGGCTGACCGCACCCCCGGTTATCGCGGGATGCACTCCTATACCCTCGGAATCGAGAATTATTTTGTACCGGCCGAGAATCTGGTCGGTGGCGAGGGTCGGGGGTTCGTCTTGCAGATGGGCGGTTTTGCCGCCGGGCGTCTGCAGACGGGTGGCCGTGCGACAGGCCTTTCGCAGGCCGCGATCGAGGCTGCAGCAGCCTACGCGAACGAGCGTTCGCAGTTCGGCAAGACCCTTGGGTCCTACCAATTGACGCAGCATAAACTTGGCAAGATGGCGGTTGAGGTGGCGGCAGGTCGCCAGCTGACCTACCACGCAGCCCGGATTATGGATTCGGGAGACTATCGCTCCCCGGTTGCCGCGATGGCCAAGCTCTTTACCTGTGACGTTGCCGTCCGCACGACGCAGGAGGCACAAATTCTTCACGGAGGATGGGGCTACGCAGAGGAGTACGCAATTTCACGGTTTGTGGTGGATGCTCTGGTCCTGCCGATCTTCGAGGGGGTAAAGCCGATCCTCGGTCTCAAGGTGATCGGTCGGAGCCTCCTCTCCGCCTGA
- a CDS encoding Na+/H+ antiporter, whose amino-acid sequence MSIQYSIELAVFLFCAVVILSVIARKVAFPFPILLVLAGAGLGLAPGFPSISIDPDVIFLGCLPPLLFSAAIRMPWHQFRENLAPISGLALGLVLVTAGAIGFAAHALIPGMTLAAGFALGAIVAPTDAVAAVAIARRLNIPDRVIAILEGESLVNDSSGLVAYQFAVLAVVSGAFEWTDAGLRFLLEVGGGLGVGVLVGIFAIAVFRRMDDPVAEITFTLTLPFLTFLGAQELGFSGVLAVVAAGLSISRRREEVFSANSRMDTHAVLATVEYLINGAIFLLIGVQLQSILHGLSGWTNLELVGFAALTAGLVLGIRLLWAYPVARLVGVLLKRLPHGSYPDLHWKDHVLVGWAGMRGVVSLAAALALPLTNSAGEAFPDRSLIIFLTAAVVLVTLVVNGLSLPFIAGAFGGPGTHRSIEQEREARIAILKAPIAEFDRRMEDEKLPLAPADVMWVRQSLAGRLAFVEGGEDPERKRQVQNRGLDLYLQLLRVERRELHRLFRGHKLSQGSFAKIEREIDLEERGARSQIIDKAAALHRKLRRRGGSDRSP is encoded by the coding sequence GTGTCCATTCAGTACAGCATCGAACTAGCGGTTTTTCTCTTCTGTGCGGTGGTGATTCTTTCGGTCATCGCGAGAAAGGTTGCGTTTCCGTTCCCGATCCTGCTGGTGCTCGCGGGCGCCGGACTGGGTCTGGCACCCGGATTCCCCTCGATCTCCATTGATCCGGACGTAATCTTTCTCGGCTGCCTGCCGCCCCTTCTGTTCTCCGCGGCCATACGAATGCCGTGGCATCAATTTCGTGAAAACCTCGCCCCGATCAGCGGGCTCGCCCTCGGCCTCGTGCTGGTTACCGCGGGCGCGATCGGATTTGCGGCTCACGCACTGATCCCGGGCATGACTCTGGCTGCGGGCTTCGCACTGGGTGCGATTGTCGCACCCACCGATGCCGTCGCTGCGGTCGCGATCGCCAGACGCTTGAATATCCCCGACAGGGTCATTGCGATCCTCGAAGGCGAGAGCCTGGTGAACGATTCGAGCGGACTTGTGGCCTATCAATTCGCGGTCCTCGCCGTGGTGTCGGGAGCCTTTGAATGGACGGATGCCGGTCTTCGATTCCTGCTGGAAGTCGGTGGGGGTTTGGGCGTCGGAGTCCTTGTCGGTATCTTTGCGATTGCTGTGTTTCGCCGAATGGATGACCCGGTGGCCGAAATCACGTTCACGTTGACGCTTCCCTTTCTGACTTTTCTGGGGGCTCAAGAACTGGGGTTTTCCGGCGTACTGGCGGTTGTTGCGGCGGGCCTTTCGATCAGCCGACGCCGAGAAGAGGTGTTCAGCGCCAACTCCCGCATGGACACGCATGCCGTCCTGGCCACCGTTGAATACCTTATCAATGGCGCGATCTTCCTCCTGATTGGCGTCCAGCTTCAGAGCATCCTCCACGGCCTTTCCGGGTGGACAAATCTCGAACTCGTGGGCTTCGCGGCTCTGACTGCCGGGCTGGTGCTCGGGATCCGCCTGCTTTGGGCCTATCCTGTCGCTCGACTCGTTGGTGTCCTCCTCAAGCGATTGCCCCACGGCAGCTACCCCGATCTGCATTGGAAAGATCATGTTCTGGTGGGCTGGGCCGGCATGCGGGGGGTCGTATCGCTGGCGGCAGCGCTGGCGCTACCGCTGACCAACAGTGCGGGCGAGGCATTCCCCGACCGCAGTCTGATTATCTTTCTGACCGCCGCTGTCGTGCTCGTGACCCTCGTGGTCAACGGCCTGAGCCTGCCCTTCATCGCAGGCGCGTTCGGCGGCCCGGGAACACACCGCTCAATCGAACAGGAGAGAGAAGCGCGGATTGCCATTCTCAAGGCGCCAATCGCGGAATTCGACCGGCGCATGGAGGATGAGAAATTGCCGTTGGCACCCGCCGACGTCATGTGGGTTCGCCAGAGTCTCGCGGGCAGGTTGGCCTTTGTCGAAGGGGGAGAAGACCCCGAGAGAAAGCGCCAGGTGCAGAACCGTGGCCTCGACCTCTACCTGCAACTACTCAGAGTCGAGAGACGTGAGCTGCACCGTTTGTTCCGTGGTCATAAATTAAGCCAGGGGAGCTTCGCGAAAATCGAGCGGGAAATCGACCTCGAGGAACGAGGGGCACGCAGCCAGATCATCGACAAGGCTGCGGCCCTCCATCGCAAACTCAGGCGGAGAGGAGGCTCCGACCGATCACCTTGA
- a CDS encoding BolA family transcriptional regulator, whose protein sequence is MDRVERIESLLRAKLSASSVLVEDDSASHAGHAGARSGGGHFNVTVVAPCFAGMPTLDRHRAVYDAVDEMMPAEIHALAVRALSPDETQ, encoded by the coding sequence ATGGATCGCGTCGAACGAATTGAATCCCTTCTCCGTGCCAAGCTGTCGGCTTCCTCAGTTCTTGTCGAAGATGATAGCGCCAGCCACGCAGGACACGCCGGTGCGCGCAGCGGCGGTGGACATTTCAACGTGACGGTGGTGGCCCCCTGCTTTGCGGGAATGCCGACACTCGATCGACATCGAGCGGTTTATGATGCGGTCGATGAGATGATGCCCGCTGAAATTCATGCTCTCGCGGTCCGCGCCCTGAGCCCGGATGAGACCCAGTGA
- a CDS encoding competence/damage-inducible protein A: protein MSIPTAGIIVIGNEILSGKVLDANSNFLAVELRKLGVELRRVLTIPDEIDLIAATVREFHHAYDHVFTSGGIGPTHDDVTIAGVAAAFDRPVIQDEKLAASIRGYLGDRVNEHHLKMAEAPEGAELLEDSQLGFPTVSIENVYILPGVPEILRKKFAALADRFSSQPYHLRVIYSRHHESQIAGFLNDVTARLPAVAIGSYPKMDTTDYSVKLTIECKDESVVQQAFDLLIEMLPDEAIFATE, encoded by the coding sequence ATGTCGATACCCACAGCAGGGATTATTGTTATCGGAAACGAGATACTCTCGGGGAAAGTTCTGGATGCGAATTCAAACTTCCTCGCGGTGGAATTACGCAAGCTCGGAGTCGAATTGCGTCGGGTGCTGACGATCCCGGACGAGATCGACCTGATCGCGGCTACCGTTCGGGAGTTTCATCACGCCTATGACCACGTATTTACCTCGGGCGGAATCGGGCCCACCCATGACGATGTCACGATCGCGGGAGTGGCCGCTGCGTTCGATCGTCCGGTGATTCAAGATGAGAAGCTGGCGGCCTCGATCCGAGGGTACCTCGGCGATCGCGTCAACGAGCACCATTTGAAAATGGCCGAAGCACCCGAGGGCGCGGAGTTATTGGAAGACTCTCAGTTGGGATTCCCGACGGTCTCGATCGAAAATGTATATATCCTGCCCGGGGTCCCCGAGATTCTTCGCAAGAAATTTGCCGCGCTGGCAGATCGTTTTTCGAGCCAGCCCTATCACCTGCGAGTGATTTACAGCCGGCACCACGAAAGCCAGATAGCGGGTTTTTTGAATGATGTTACCGCGCGCTTGCCGGCGGTCGCGATCGGTAGCTACCCGAAGATGGATACGACGGATTACAGCGTGAAGCTGACCATTGAGTGCAAGGATGAATCCGTCGTCCAGCAGGCCTTCGACCTGCTGATCGAAATGCTGCCGGACGAAGCGATTTTTGCTACAGAGTAG
- the yihA gene encoding ribosome biogenesis GTP-binding protein YihA/YsxC: MARRHRDTRTRAQAPAARAGTEKRPPKPKRITGGAWRFAGAIGVTGEPPDLGMPEVAFAGRSNVGKSSLINCFTRHGGLARTSKTPGRTQEVNFFVGPSPISLADLPGYGFARAPANIRAQWRPMVERYISGRETLRAIVVVVDSRRGITPGDRVMIDFAHAHDKEILIVASKVDKLKREARRKSLDGIRQEVPEVFAFSALSKEGILEIRRRLESYGRVPGLKSDES, from the coding sequence ATGGCACGCCGGCACCGCGATACGAGGACTCGAGCTCAGGCGCCGGCGGCTCGGGCTGGAACTGAGAAGCGGCCGCCGAAGCCCAAGCGGATTACCGGCGGAGCGTGGCGATTTGCGGGCGCGATCGGGGTCACCGGCGAGCCTCCGGATCTCGGCATGCCCGAGGTCGCCTTCGCAGGCCGTTCGAATGTGGGCAAATCCTCTCTGATCAACTGTTTCACGCGTCACGGTGGATTGGCCCGGACGAGCAAGACGCCCGGTCGGACACAAGAAGTAAATTTCTTCGTCGGTCCCAGTCCGATCTCTCTGGCGGACCTTCCGGGCTACGGTTTTGCTCGCGCCCCAGCCAATATTCGCGCGCAATGGCGTCCAATGGTGGAGCGCTATATTTCTGGTCGCGAGACTCTTCGGGCGATCGTGGTTGTGGTCGACAGCAGGCGCGGGATCACGCCTGGGGATCGAGTCATGATCGATTTTGCACATGCTCACGACAAGGAGATTCTGATTGTTGCGAGCAAGGTCGACAAGCTGAAAAGAGAGGCGCGACGAAAATCCCTCGATGGTATCCGCCAGGAAGTACCCGAGGTATTTGCCTTCTCGGCCCTATCCAAGGAGGGTATTCTCGAGATCCGTCGACGCCTTGAGAGTTACGGGCGCGTGCCGGGGTTGAAGTCCGATGAGTCCTGA
- the murI gene encoding glutamate racemase, protein MSPEKPKKPGARGRAGDDRPIGVFDSGVGGLTVLSSIAELLPKENLMYLGDTARVPYGTKSAETINAYALETAEFFAARGVKAMVIACNTASAMALPMLRERFSMPILGVVEPGAAAAAKQTVNGRVGVIGTEATMASGAYPQALLSVNPEIEIFTRACPLFVPLAEEGWVDNDVARRVVARYLSSLKASGVDTLVLGCTHYPLLGEAIGRYLGENVDIIDSAAATARALRTALRRDGLLKPRGRGEASFFVTDVPDRFMRLGTRFYGESVSSAVRVVLRGAEGFAGNNVAG, encoded by the coding sequence ATGAGTCCTGAGAAGCCAAAGAAGCCGGGTGCCAGAGGCCGAGCCGGAGACGATCGCCCGATCGGAGTTTTCGATTCCGGGGTCGGTGGACTGACGGTCCTCTCCTCGATCGCCGAACTGCTCCCCAAGGAGAATCTGATGTACCTCGGGGATACTGCACGAGTTCCCTATGGCACGAAGTCGGCAGAGACCATCAACGCTTATGCACTGGAAACAGCGGAGTTCTTTGCCGCGCGCGGGGTCAAGGCGATGGTGATCGCCTGCAATACGGCATCGGCAATGGCCCTGCCCATGCTTCGCGAGAGGTTCTCAATGCCGATTCTTGGCGTGGTCGAACCCGGGGCGGCCGCGGCGGCAAAGCAGACGGTGAACGGGCGTGTCGGCGTGATCGGGACGGAGGCGACAATGGCGAGCGGGGCCTACCCCCAAGCGCTTCTGTCCGTAAATCCCGAGATCGAGATATTTACCCGTGCTTGCCCTCTTTTTGTGCCTCTGGCCGAGGAGGGTTGGGTGGACAACGACGTCGCGCGAAGGGTGGTGGCTCGATATCTATCCAGTTTGAAAGCCAGCGGGGTCGACACATTGGTTCTCGGCTGCACCCATTACCCGCTTCTGGGGGAAGCCATCGGGCGCTATTTGGGAGAAAACGTAGATATTATCGACTCTGCAGCCGCAACGGCACGGGCCCTCCGCACGGCACTTCGACGGGACGGGTTGCTGAAACCGCGAGGACGCGGTGAGGCGAGCTTCTTTGTGACGGACGTACCCGACCGATTTATGCGTCTGGGCACTCGTTTCTACGGTGAGAGCGTGTCGTCTGCCGTACGCGTGGTTTTGCGGGGTGCCGAGGGTTTTGCAGGGAACAACGTCGCCGGTTAG